In a single window of the Deinococcus aetherius genome:
- a CDS encoding tyrosine-type recombinase/integrase, producing the protein MATSVTSSRGGSMEAHAQPFEVYFQPGKTPLFALKDAGGEVVECVHLYLAHLTACDKSPATVKAYAYALVDWFRFLHRQKTEWSAALPSHVREYVNDLRSRTNPYRLHGADRPPAGSVNPVTGKAKLAARYQPTTINHRLSVLASFYAFLQDEHLFVQANPARPLRRTRTFLFRGVHPYPLPSRAPFRQKVPALLPRALSDDQVRAVIEQLTCHRDRAMVHLLLSAGLRAGELLGMTPGDVDWGSQTVRVITKGSRSPEWVAASAESFTYLRLYLAGRALSTFDMLWQTRRGPYRPLNYSALRGVLNRVNDRLGTNWVLHDFRHTCGIRLASDPTMALVHVQKHLRHRWITTTQTYLRVQPQEAIRQVLRHFNEPRKETTPLTTACDYDTDDLAAFFKTDEGDL; encoded by the coding sequence ATGGCGACCAGCGTGACCTCCAGCAGGGGAGGTTCAATGGAGGCCCATGCTCAGCCGTTCGAGGTCTACTTCCAGCCGGGGAAGACCCCCCTTTTTGCGCTTAAAGACGCAGGCGGTGAGGTGGTGGAGTGTGTGCACCTGTACCTCGCGCATCTGACCGCCTGCGACAAGAGCCCCGCCACCGTCAAGGCATACGCCTATGCTTTGGTTGACTGGTTTCGCTTCCTGCATCGCCAAAAAACCGAGTGGTCGGCGGCCCTGCCCAGTCATGTCCGCGAGTACGTCAACGATCTGCGCTCCCGCACCAACCCGTACCGACTGCACGGTGCAGATCGGCCCCCAGCGGGCAGCGTCAACCCGGTCACGGGCAAGGCCAAGCTCGCAGCCCGCTACCAGCCCACCACCATTAACCACCGTCTCAGCGTCCTGGCGAGTTTCTATGCGTTTTTGCAAGACGAGCACTTGTTTGTCCAGGCCAATCCTGCCCGGCCCTTGCGCCGAACCCGGACGTTCCTCTTTCGAGGTGTCCATCCGTATCCGCTGCCGAGCCGTGCGCCGTTCCGTCAGAAGGTGCCCGCGTTGTTACCGCGCGCCCTGTCCGACGATCAGGTGCGAGCGGTCATCGAGCAATTGACCTGCCACCGCGACCGAGCGATGGTCCATCTGCTGCTGTCGGCGGGCCTGCGCGCGGGCGAGCTGTTGGGCATGACCCCAGGCGACGTGGATTGGGGCAGCCAGACCGTGCGGGTCATCACCAAAGGGTCCCGGAGCCCGGAGTGGGTGGCGGCCAGTGCCGAATCCTTCACCTACCTCCGCCTCTACCTGGCTGGCCGCGCCCTGTCAACGTTTGACATGCTTTGGCAAACCCGACGCGGGCCCTACCGACCACTGAATTATTCCGCGTTGCGGGGCGTGCTCAATCGCGTCAACGACCGGCTGGGAACCAACTGGGTGTTGCACGACTTTCGTCACACCTGCGGCATCCGCCTGGCAAGTGATCCGACCATGGCCCTTGTGCATGTGCAAAAACACCTGCGGCACAGGTGGATCACCACCACACAGACCTACTTGCGTGTTCAGCCCCAGGAAGCCATACGTCAGGTGTTGCGGCACTTCAATGAGCCGCGCAAAGAAACAACACCTTTGACAACCGCATGTGATTACGATACCGATGATCTCGCCGCTTTTTTCAAAACTGATGAAGGAGACTTGTGA
- a CDS encoding DUF6602 domain-containing protein, whose protein sequence is MQEKEMAIDNFDSGPGVEDILREAIGDILPVRYSVRSGVINDSLGRTAGDFDVLVFNSNWFPIIKGGATKTSRRYHYPVEGVYAVIEVKQSLGFEELDAAMEKLVVCHRLHRPSTLAYRMTENREGSDCNHGLTNPLYSAIVASDLKDGVNFEDLIERFYHINKTLKRLEVVRALCVLGHGTITWGVRSQLSEIRPALFMLDDLYQPIVPAYHSPRHSKSSLYSFMSDLLLHLYHSILAPEDVAPSYGVSNQSISAPSSEEIRLDPDEEWLERLKVICKKEHM, encoded by the coding sequence TTGCAAGAAAAAGAAATGGCAATAGATAACTTCGACTCTGGGCCCGGTGTCGAGGATATTCTTCGTGAAGCGATAGGGGATATACTTCCAGTGCGTTATTCAGTACGCTCTGGCGTCATCAATGATAGTCTCGGAAGAACGGCTGGAGATTTTGATGTCCTTGTGTTTAACAGCAATTGGTTTCCGATTATTAAAGGTGGGGCAACTAAAACGTCACGACGATACCATTATCCTGTGGAAGGCGTGTACGCTGTCATCGAGGTAAAACAATCCTTGGGTTTTGAGGAGTTGGACGCGGCTATGGAAAAACTTGTCGTTTGCCACCGACTTCATAGACCGAGTACGCTCGCATATAGGATGACTGAAAATCGTGAGGGAAGTGATTGTAATCACGGCCTTACCAATCCTCTTTATTCAGCTATCGTCGCTAGTGATTTAAAAGACGGCGTGAATTTCGAAGACTTAATAGAACGATTCTACCATATTAACAAAACTCTGAAGCGTTTAGAGGTGGTTAGAGCATTGTGTGTTCTTGGACATGGTACGATAACGTGGGGAGTCAGGAGCCAACTTTCAGAAATCAGACCAGCTCTATTCATGTTGGATGATCTATACCAACCAATTGTTCCAGCTTATCACTCCCCCCGACATTCAAAGTCCTCGCTGTATAGCTTTATGTCTGACCTACTCCTGCATCTATATCACTCCATTCTTGCACCGGAGGACGTAGCACCCAGTTATGGTGTATCCAATCAGTCAATATCAGCTCCCAGTTCTGAAGAAATTAGGCTTGATCCCGATGAGGAATGGTTAGAGCGTTTGAAGGTGATTTGTAAGAAAGAACATATGTAG
- a CDS encoding transposase: MRLSEEQWALVAPLVRPPRKQSKMGRTPRPDKQLLEGMLWVLLSGAQWDQLPKAEYPPKSTCYGRFRQWNRRGVFPRLLWRLYTQTGDPRLLALRQAFLAGVFSPAKQQQLRSSRRKKAVASKSWT; encoded by the coding sequence ATGCGGCTCAGTGAGGAACAGTGGGCATTGGTCGCTCCCCTTGTGCGCCCACCTCGCAAACAGTCGAAGATGGGCCGAACCCCTCGCCCGGACAAGCAACTGCTTGAGGGGATGTTGTGGGTGCTTTTGTCAGGAGCCCAGTGGGATCAGTTGCCCAAAGCGGAATATCCACCCAAATCCACCTGTTACGGGCGTTTTCGTCAGTGGAATCGGAGAGGGGTTTTTCCCCGACTGCTTTGGCGCCTGTATACGCAGACGGGAGATCCCCGGCTGCTGGCCCTGCGCCAGGCATTTCTCGCGGGAGTATTCAGCCCAGCCAAACAGCAGCAACTTCGTTCTAGTCGGCGGAAAAAGGCAGTGGCCTCGAAATCATGGACGTGA
- a CDS encoding DNA methyltransferase family protein has product MRDLLLAASSLNWGKISLAIFGSMFQGVMDKAERRALGAHYTSEANTLKALGPLFLDEMHALRDQARGKSARLRTFLNLLPTLRFLNPACGSGN; this is encoded by the coding sequence ATGCGCGATCTGCTGCTCGCTGCCAGTAGCCTCAACTGGGGCAAGATCAGCCTCGCCATCTTCGGCAGCATGTTCCAGGGGGTCATGGACAAGGCCGAGCGCCGTGCCCTCGGTGCGCACTACACCTCCGAGGCCAACACCCTCAAGGCCCTCGGTCCCCTCTTTCTGGACGAAATGCATGCCCTGCGCGACCAGGCCCGGGGCAAGTCCGCCCGGTTGCGGACCTTCCTCAACCTGCTGCCGACCCTCCGCTTTCTCAACCCCGCCTGCGGCAGCGGCAACTAG
- a CDS encoding HEPN/Toprim-associated domain-containing protein — protein sequence MGSYFGLYIGDQRVLSGKSYVGGDLLSVFSDSERMVMNPTENDRLLPFAPNSWEDPLEGTYFFYRTKASHIRQRLDIMGINLREVRRLFEMFYRQVEAENAYFRSGVLADLYEAEGLVDDFEEYTFGRWLNLVELALKINYKVIFGQLEPRDQLKELRSRTFEYFSGAMGFPDHDIDFRYLLRVALDFLPDAEDVTLDYTDLVAGGYYGEDDLLCAQAVESSAQDYTLSEKVVVLAEGTTDMPVLRDSLRLLYPHLAHYFAFADFSVVNAEGGAGRLVSYVKALVSMQLKNRVIAVFDADTGARAALRGMRDLALPKNIKVMQLPHLALAERYPTIGPTGVSELDVNGLACSLELYLPPELLQNPEGDLYPVQWRGYDQALGQYQGEIMGKTQIQKAFSETVRAIDEGRVQFEDYTWDGLRAVFEEMLRVLEGGDEQGLP from the coding sequence CTCTGAGCGAATGGTCATGAACCCGACAGAGAACGATAGGCTCCTGCCCTTCGCCCCAAACTCCTGGGAGGACCCCCTCGAGGGAACGTACTTCTTTTACCGCACCAAGGCAAGTCACATACGTCAGCGCTTGGACATTATGGGTATCAATTTGAGAGAGGTGCGCCGCCTCTTTGAAATGTTCTACCGGCAGGTTGAAGCTGAAAACGCCTATTTTCGCTCTGGTGTCCTTGCGGATTTGTACGAGGCGGAGGGTCTGGTAGACGACTTCGAGGAGTATACCTTCGGACGTTGGTTAAATTTGGTGGAGCTGGCTCTTAAAATAAATTACAAGGTTATTTTTGGTCAGCTTGAACCACGAGATCAGCTCAAGGAGCTTCGTTCAAGAACTTTTGAGTATTTTTCGGGAGCCATGGGCTTTCCGGACCATGACATCGATTTTCGGTACCTTCTGCGTGTGGCGCTCGATTTCCTACCCGATGCGGAGGACGTCACCCTCGATTACACTGATTTGGTCGCCGGAGGGTACTACGGGGAGGACGATTTGCTGTGCGCACAGGCGGTTGAATCAAGCGCGCAGGACTACACCCTTAGTGAGAAGGTCGTCGTCCTCGCCGAGGGAACGACCGACATGCCGGTGCTGCGTGACAGCCTGCGATTGCTTTACCCTCATCTTGCCCATTACTTCGCCTTCGCCGACTTCTCGGTCGTGAACGCCGAAGGTGGTGCGGGCAGACTAGTGTCCTACGTTAAGGCCCTAGTCTCGATGCAGCTCAAAAACCGCGTAATCGCGGTTTTTGATGCCGATACCGGCGCCCGCGCAGCGCTACGTGGGATGCGGGACTTGGCGCTGCCCAAAAACATCAAGGTCATGCAACTCCCGCACCTTGCGCTCGCTGAGCGCTACCCGACCATCGGCCCCACCGGCGTGAGCGAGCTTGATGTCAACGGCCTCGCATGTAGCCTTGAGTTGTATCTTCCGCCCGAGCTGTTGCAGAACCCAGAGGGGGATTTGTATCCGGTCCAGTGGCGTGGCTATGACCAAGCGCTGGGGCAGTACCAAGGCGAGATTATGGGCAAGACGCAGATCCAGAAAGCATTCTCCGAGACAGTGCGTGCCATTGACGAGGGTCGTGTGCAGTTCGAAGACTACACCTGGGACGGCCTACGCGCGGTGTTCGAGGAGATGCTCAGAGTGCTCGAGGGGGGAGACGAACAAGGGTTGCCCTGA
- a CDS encoding sunset domain-containing protein, with amino-acid sequence MSPRSVSIWLALTLMTPGLATSYNLKAPVVPDPIKTSGDVLTSDPNIICKPGYTQTVRNVPQALKEQVYQSYGIKSREKGEYEVDHLISLELGGSNSVRNLWPESYQTKPLNAHVKDQLENRLHDLACSGKITFQEAQQAIARDWQAAYVQYVGPLPGGLTPAQGSTAPATQAPTVSASQGASQVSGATPPNADGSCPATAPIKVSKSGIYHLPSGDSSYARTKAVNCFASAVAAQAAGYRAPRR; translated from the coding sequence ATGTCCCCCAGAAGCGTGAGCATCTGGCTCGCCCTGACCCTGATGACGCCGGGCCTCGCCACCTCCTACAACCTGAAAGCCCCAGTGGTTCCCGATCCGATCAAGACCTCAGGGGACGTGCTGACGAGTGACCCCAACATCATCTGCAAGCCCGGGTACACGCAGACTGTCCGCAACGTGCCGCAAGCTCTCAAGGAGCAGGTGTACCAGTCCTACGGCATAAAGAGCCGCGAGAAGGGCGAGTACGAGGTGGACCACCTGATCTCGCTCGAACTCGGCGGGAGCAACAGCGTCCGTAACCTCTGGCCCGAGTCCTATCAGACAAAGCCCCTCAATGCCCACGTCAAAGACCAGCTCGAAAACCGGCTGCATGACTTGGCCTGCTCGGGCAAGATCACCTTTCAGGAGGCGCAACAAGCTATCGCCCGGGACTGGCAGGCGGCTTATGTACAGTACGTTGGTCCCTTGCCCGGCGGTCTGACGCCAGCCCAAGGCAGCACTGCTCCGGCCACCCAGGCGCCCACGGTGTCTGCCTCCCAGGGAGCCAGTCAGGTGAGCGGCGCAACCCCGCCCAACGCGGACGGGAGTTGCCCGGCAACGGCGCCCATCAAGGTGAGCAAGTCTGGCATCTACCACCTGCCGAGCGGGGACAGCAGCTATGCCCGCACGAAGGCCGTGAACTGCTTTGCCAGTGCGGTAGCGGCCCAGGCGGCGGGTTACCGGGCGCCCCGACGCTAA
- a CDS encoding IS982 family transposase, with protein MCRPDLSLLPIPDALRRLTVWLTPQMPSKLVHPHEKISDAELVAVALLQRIHKAPYFRGWWRMLKLNHCPHYPSEVQARTRLERLTPVIEGASVEVQALDFVAVDSEPLPVCTFKRAPRCKFKGARHGFSTSGPVYGFKLHAWTTLNGKIAQYVLRPANEHDFTVGCVMNRDWPTFGGPKQIGDKGYQSGTYLTPPKSNAKRPDPRWKDEYAAARKIIESAFSVLVGSGLRWGQVKTMASLRLKVALLVLAHNLKFFDLPA; from the coding sequence ATGTGCCGTCCCGACCTCAGTCTACTCCCCATTCCCGACGCCCTGCGACGCCTGACGGTCTGGCTGACCCCCCAGATGCCATCCAAGCTGGTCCACCCCCACGAGAAGATCAGTGACGCCGAATTGGTGGCGGTGGCCCTATTGCAGCGGATTCACAAAGCACCCTACTTCAGGGGCTGGTGGAGGATGCTCAAACTCAACCACTGTCCCCATTACCCTTCGGAGGTCCAGGCCCGTACCCGGCTGGAACGCTTGACCCCTGTGATCGAGGGCGCGAGTGTCGAAGTCCAGGCACTGGACTTCGTGGCCGTGGACTCCGAACCCCTCCCAGTCTGCACCTTCAAGCGCGCTCCCCGTTGCAAGTTCAAGGGGGCACGACACGGCTTCAGTACCTCCGGCCCGGTGTATGGGTTCAAGCTGCATGCCTGGACGACCCTGAATGGCAAAATCGCCCAGTACGTGCTCCGGCCCGCCAACGAGCATGACTTCACCGTCGGGTGCGTGATGAACCGCGACTGGCCCACCTTCGGTGGGCCGAAGCAGATTGGGGACAAAGGCTATCAGTCCGGCACGTACCTGACGCCACCCAAAAGCAATGCCAAGCGTCCTGACCCTCGTTGGAAAGACGAATATGCGGCTGCCCGCAAGATCATCGAGTCGGCGTTCTCGGTGCTGGTGGGTTCCGGCTTGCGGTGGGGGCAGGTCAAGACGATGGCGAGCTTGCGGCTCAAGGTCGCCCTCCTCGTCCTCGCCCACAACCTCAAGTTCTTTGACCTCCCCGCCTAA
- the istB gene encoding IS21-like element helper ATPase IstB, with the protein MIATLRCRDDLLALGLPHAASLLESRLDAAAKKELPYADFLADLLRIEVTARDEEGRARRLKQARLPFMRSLEQFDFAFQPSVDKRLVKELSTLSFAADGQNVILLGPPGVGKTHLAVGLGLAAITHGETVLFVRAGQLMEDLRKAQALNRLEHRLRYYAKPKLLVIDEFGVWPYDRLAANALFGLVAARYERGSVILTANKGFADWGEVLGDPVVASAILDRLLHHSHVLNIKGESYRLREKKKSGLFPSALLGNSEASQEVQRP; encoded by the coding sequence ATGATCGCCACCCTGCGGTGCCGGGATGACCTGCTGGCCCTGGGCTTGCCGCATGCGGCAAGCTTGCTGGAGAGCCGTCTGGACGCGGCGGCCAAAAAGGAGCTGCCGTACGCGGACTTTCTGGCCGACCTGTTGCGGATCGAGGTCACGGCCCGGGACGAGGAAGGCCGTGCCAGGCGGTTGAAGCAGGCCCGTTTGCCCTTTATGCGGTCCCTGGAGCAGTTCGACTTCGCCTTCCAGCCGAGTGTCGACAAGCGCCTGGTCAAGGAGCTGAGCACGCTGTCGTTCGCCGCGGACGGGCAGAACGTCATCCTGCTGGGCCCGCCCGGCGTCGGGAAGACGCACTTGGCGGTGGGGTTGGGCCTGGCCGCCATCACCCACGGGGAGACGGTGCTGTTCGTGCGGGCCGGGCAGCTCATGGAGGACCTGCGCAAAGCGCAGGCCCTGAATCGACTGGAACACCGCCTGCGGTACTACGCCAAGCCAAAGCTGCTGGTGATCGACGAGTTCGGGGTCTGGCCGTATGACCGTTTAGCCGCCAACGCCCTGTTCGGGTTGGTCGCCGCGCGGTACGAGCGGGGCAGCGTGATTCTGACGGCGAACAAGGGGTTCGCCGACTGGGGTGAGGTACTGGGGGACCCGGTGGTGGCAAGCGCCATTCTGGACCGCCTGTTGCACCACAGCCATGTGCTGAACATCAAGGGCGAGTCGTATCGCCTGCGGGAGAAGAAAAAGTCCGGGCTGTTCCCCAGCGCGCTGCTGGGGAACAGCGAGGCGAGTCAGGAGGTGCAGCGGCCGTAA
- the istA gene encoding IS21 family transposase yields the protein MRRIIELKATGQTISGIARTLDLSRNTVKKYLRAPGLPQPKPRPKRGSKLDPYVPYLKERIGQGVLSAVVLFREVQVQGYTGQYTVVKDFIRPFRRTPVSATRVTPRFETAPAVQAQVDFGRYSYLNLEGQTRSIWAFVMVLGWSRALYVEFIRKADTASFIRCHLNAFAYFGGLTQTILYDNTKQVVLERDQNGEPVWNSQFLDFSLRLGFSIRLCRPYRPRTKGKVESGVGYVEKNFWLGARFVDDADLNRQARHWLDHVANVRTHGTTREKPVERLALERPTLTPLPSLESLSVFVREVRKVAWDGFVSYGGNFYGVPWRYAGQTVEVQADHLEVQLFSGGMRIAVHPRSAQRGARFLAEAQYDGLPTPGDDSRRRRALLATQTEGLPEMRVEQRPLAEYEALVAVGETATLEEVLATVFRDGEA from the coding sequence GTGCGACGAATCATCGAACTCAAGGCCACAGGACAGACCATCAGCGGCATCGCCCGCACCCTCGACCTCAGCCGCAACACCGTCAAGAAGTACCTGCGAGCCCCGGGCCTCCCACAGCCCAAACCCCGTCCCAAACGGGGAAGCAAGCTCGACCCCTATGTCCCCTACCTGAAGGAGCGCATCGGGCAGGGCGTCCTGAGTGCGGTCGTCCTCTTCCGCGAGGTGCAAGTCCAGGGCTACACCGGGCAGTACACGGTGGTCAAGGACTTTATCCGCCCATTTCGGCGGACACCCGTGTCCGCCACCCGGGTGACGCCCCGCTTTGAGACCGCGCCTGCGGTGCAGGCGCAGGTGGACTTCGGGCGCTACAGCTACCTGAACCTCGAAGGGCAGACCCGTTCCATCTGGGCCTTCGTGATGGTGCTGGGCTGGTCTCGGGCGCTGTACGTGGAGTTCATCCGCAAGGCCGATACCGCCAGCTTCATCCGCTGCCATCTCAACGCGTTCGCCTATTTCGGCGGACTGACCCAGACCATCCTGTACGACAACACCAAACAGGTGGTCCTCGAACGCGATCAGAACGGCGAGCCCGTCTGGAATTCGCAGTTTCTGGACTTCTCCTTGCGGTTGGGCTTCTCGATTCGGCTGTGCCGCCCCTACCGGCCCCGTACCAAGGGAAAGGTGGAGAGTGGGGTCGGGTACGTCGAGAAGAACTTCTGGCTGGGGGCACGGTTCGTGGACGATGCCGATCTCAACCGTCAAGCCAGGCACTGGCTTGACCATGTGGCGAACGTCCGCACTCACGGCACCACCCGCGAGAAGCCCGTGGAACGGCTCGCCCTGGAACGCCCGACACTGACCCCACTCCCTTCACTGGAATCTTTGTCGGTGTTTGTGCGGGAGGTGCGCAAGGTGGCCTGGGACGGGTTCGTGTCGTACGGCGGCAACTTCTACGGCGTCCCGTGGCGCTACGCCGGGCAGACGGTCGAGGTGCAGGCTGACCACCTGGAGGTACAGCTCTTCAGCGGGGGGATGCGCATCGCGGTGCATCCCCGGTCGGCGCAACGGGGAGCGCGCTTCCTGGCGGAAGCGCAGTACGACGGGCTGCCCACACCCGGAGACGACTCCCGGCGCCGCCGGGCCTTGCTGGCAACCCAGACCGAGGGCCTGCCCGAGATGCGGGTCGAGCAACGCCCGCTGGCCGAGTACGAGGCGTTGGTCGCCGTTGGGGAGACGGCGACCCTGGAAGAGGTGCTGGCGACCGTGTTCCGGGATGGTGAGGCATGA
- a CDS encoding tyrosine-type recombinase/integrase, producing the protein MITELTSDEILMFHGKSVSKHLVTTQGRYNFAFNLFMRELEVQVGENWQEKWNAIESLLGKEESQWPGIRFNKDVTSCIINAIKRFTSLSGVRPSYDFLTKPLFNNTNKIYWADKKEIEAMIADHAAKSHISAQSMNNIMLALARISLKNGLGVPDLKTPHFLEYAEYCYNNNIVPKGYVHAQNIMIALGWIVDPPLTPNMRRRLYQESVAELVDRRGLQSKVVRDLIVRYLEELEPTLDYSSLCNLTQRLTRFWHWIETYSPGIDTLRLPPDVARAWKKAVIDTDRSEGQKRDEQMFYTVRNFYMDLREWCVHRPDEWSGHLYPSPITDSDIAVFNSTSRFHNQRARMHERIRRLAPHLTRLIGWLRRRFTEVRAIREQLCQVAVGDQFEVNGVRYERLGPNGLTVFGLQSKILYFRRADQPKAYRRSIEEEEEVAFWAWAGLEVLRLTGLRIEECLELTDLSLRKLTLASGETVVILNIAPSKTDRERMIPVSKELLAVLAQIRRRVAGPDGVVPSTVQYDRGERVMSASLPFLFLRRRHGRQCHVGATFLRDQLELACAQANLQDERGEPVRFVLHDFRRLFATGHVNEGLPVHIVAWMLGHQNLNTTMGYVAVYDLEAHQAYHQHLARRRSERPAHEYGEPTKAELEEFESHFRRRQLALGNCYRPYQTPCAHEHACVRCPMLRMDPDQMPRLLEIERDTIRLMTEARANDWVGEVAGLELTLDGIRDKKLQVERIQAGTQ; encoded by the coding sequence GTGATAACCGAACTCACATCAGATGAAATTTTAATGTTCCACGGAAAATCCGTTAGTAAGCATCTCGTTACTACACAAGGGAGATACAACTTTGCGTTCAATTTGTTTATGCGCGAGCTTGAGGTGCAAGTGGGAGAGAATTGGCAGGAGAAGTGGAATGCCATAGAGTCGTTATTGGGAAAGGAGGAAAGCCAGTGGCCCGGAATAAGATTCAACAAAGATGTAACAAGCTGCATAATTAACGCTATAAAACGTTTTACATCTTTGAGCGGAGTACGACCCAGTTACGATTTTCTTACCAAACCCCTGTTTAATAACACAAATAAAATCTACTGGGCAGATAAAAAAGAAATAGAAGCAATGATAGCTGACCATGCAGCTAAATCTCATATCAGCGCACAAAGCATGAACAATATCATGCTGGCGCTCGCTCGAATCTCCTTAAAAAATGGTTTGGGTGTACCAGACTTGAAGACACCTCATTTTCTTGAATATGCAGAATATTGTTATAATAACAACATCGTCCCGAAAGGCTATGTCCATGCACAAAATATAATGATAGCATTGGGTTGGATTGTTGATCCTCCTCTAACCCCTAATATGCGAAGACGACTCTATCAAGAGAGTGTTGCCGAGCTTGTGGATCGGCGCGGTCTTCAGTCAAAGGTGGTGCGCGACCTCATCGTGCGTTATCTAGAAGAGCTAGAGCCGACTCTGGATTACAGCTCGCTATGCAATCTTACCCAACGGCTGACGCGATTTTGGCACTGGATCGAAACCTATTCGCCTGGCATCGACACACTGCGCCTGCCTCCTGACGTTGCACGAGCATGGAAGAAGGCGGTGATCGACACCGACCGAAGCGAAGGTCAAAAGCGGGATGAGCAAATGTTCTACACCGTTCGAAACTTTTACATGGACTTGCGCGAGTGGTGCGTTCACCGTCCGGATGAGTGGAGCGGGCATCTTTACCCATCGCCGATCACGGATTCAGACATAGCCGTCTTCAACTCAACGAGTAGGTTTCATAACCAGCGAGCGCGGATGCATGAGCGCATTCGGAGGCTGGCACCCCACCTGACGCGCTTGATTGGATGGCTTCGCCGCCGGTTCACAGAGGTGCGAGCCATTCGTGAGCAACTTTGTCAAGTGGCCGTAGGCGATCAATTTGAAGTCAACGGCGTGAGGTACGAGCGTTTGGGACCCAACGGGTTGACGGTGTTTGGGCTTCAGTCAAAAATTCTGTACTTCCGGCGCGCTGATCAACCGAAGGCATACCGGCGATCCATAGAAGAGGAGGAGGAAGTTGCCTTTTGGGCGTGGGCCGGGCTGGAGGTGCTGCGCCTCACGGGTCTCCGCATAGAAGAATGTTTGGAATTGACCGACCTGAGCCTACGCAAATTGACGTTGGCGAGCGGTGAGACGGTCGTTATTCTAAACATTGCTCCTTCGAAAACCGATCGGGAGCGGATGATCCCTGTGAGCAAGGAGCTGCTGGCTGTCCTGGCCCAGATTCGCCGCCGCGTCGCAGGACCAGATGGTGTGGTGCCAAGCACGGTCCAATACGACCGCGGTGAACGCGTGATGTCAGCATCGCTGCCATTTTTGTTCCTCAGACGGCGACATGGGCGGCAGTGCCACGTGGGCGCAACATTTTTGCGTGACCAGTTGGAGTTGGCCTGTGCACAGGCCAACCTACAAGACGAACGGGGAGAGCCGGTGCGATTCGTGCTGCACGACTTTCGGCGCTTGTTCGCCACCGGACATGTCAACGAGGGCCTGCCCGTGCACATCGTCGCCTGGATGCTCGGCCACCAGAACCTCAACACCACAATGGGCTATGTGGCGGTTTACGACCTGGAAGCGCATCAGGCGTACCATCAACACTTGGCGCGCAGACGCAGCGAGCGCCCAGCACATGAGTACGGCGAGCCGACCAAAGCCGAGTTGGAGGAGTTTGAGAGCCATTTTCGGCGTCGGCAACTGGCTTTGGGCAATTGCTACCGGCCTTACCAAACGCCGTGTGCGCACGAACACGCTTGCGTGCGCTGTCCCATGTTGCGAATGGACCCGGATCAAATGCCTCGCCTGTTGGAGATTGAGCGAGACACCATACGGTTGATGACAGAGGCGCGGGCCAACGACTGGGTGGGGGAGGTGGCAGGCTTGGAACTGACCTTGGATGGCATTCGGGACAAGAAGTTGCAGGTGGAGCGCATTCAGGCGGGAACGCAGTAA